The following coding sequences are from one Leishmania braziliensis MHOM/BR/75/M2904 complete genome, chromosome 36 window:
- a CDS encoding protein transport protein Sec23-like protein — protein MSDEYGYVNYAAQYRQQQPQAYGVSASAYGGDGLTNNYGGYGFQNESYQQYSAQQPYGYEHRQQQEAPAQKQQCNQYANGSEQHQNQQTYNQQPRAQAASFGQPAMGTVEETPAETTTRWSWSLYSMNRIDGARMVAPLGCLYSPLGTSCTQLNYAPTQCSVCGGVLNPYATLDPRSRMWGCPLCHTKNVLPPQHQQANEYNLPPEMQPSSATVEFVARMPYRNPPTFMLVVDTCLDTDEELQGLRDFLVQSLRMIPEYANVAIITYGTTVSMHEISGPAAYPRAMMLRGTQEMTVEQLKAILPDPKRFVAPLRNCAAYMTQLISSMSRDLWPVMKGHRPLRCTGAALSVAASLLQIVSPNTGSCILTFMSGVCTSGPGTVVDVSREKMIRVHADIRDETAAATYWSTSCAFYENLMHRIVAQGHSLNCFVASLDQFGLAEMRTCVQSSGGVVLNAESWLEEPFRISLHQFFARREDGTLMLGLNATMDVITSPTWKVQGVIGPCVGTGKMSTSVAEYEIGLGGTCQWTTCQLDSTTTFAIYYDTASTQSAEATRNPLRYTQIVTKYEMGQETHTRVTTLTLRQAQNPPIQDLVAAFDQETAAVLLAREAVHKTSSMPLFDVLRWLDRTVVRLISRFGEYTKDQPDSLRLPKEFVYFPAFMYHLRRSGYLQIFNSSPDETAFLRLQLLKSNVEDSIVQIQPTLYSYRMDAAPQPVPLDSTAIQPDNVLLLDTFFEVLIHYGSTIAAWKKAGYAEHEDYAHFKKFLEVPLADAQVLVGSRYPTPRLIDVCQDDPDARILYNRINPSRSYASADGGAYGSHEGELVYTDDASLQVFMQHLKKLAVAQ, from the coding sequence ATGAGCGACGAATATGGCTACGTAAACTACGCGGCCCAGtaccgccagcagcagccccagGCGTATGGAGTCAGCGCCAGTGCGTACGGTGGTGATGGACTGACAAACAACTACGGTGGCTATGGTTTCCAAAACGAGTCATACCAACAGTATAGCGCTCAGCAACCATACGGGTATGAGCACCGCCAGCAACAAGAGGCACCAGCccagaagcagcagtgcaaTCAATACGCGAATGGTagcgagcagcaccagaaCCAGCAGACATACAATCAACAGCCACGAGCACAGGCCGCTTCCTTTGGCCAGCCCGCCATGGGTACAGTGGAAGAGACTCCTGCCGAGACGACAACTCGTTGGTCGTGGTCGCTTTACTCCATGAACCGCATCGACGGCGCACGCATGGTGGCCCCGTTGGGTTGTCTGTACTCCCCCCTCGGCACCTCTTGTACTCAGCTCAACTATGCCCCGACACAGTGCAGTGTGTGCGGAGGGGTGCTGAACCCGTACGCCACTCTCGACCCCCGCAGTCGCATGTGGGGGTGTCCGCTGTGCCACACCAAGAatgtgctgccgccacagcatcAGCAAGCGAATGAGTACAATCTGCCGCCAGAGATGCAGCCGTCCTCGGCGACGGTAGAATTTGTGGCGCGTATGCCATACCGCAACCCGCCCACATTCATGCTAGTCGTCGACACGTGCCTCGATACGGACGAGGAGCTACAAGGTCTGCGTGACTTCCTGGTACAGTCTCTGCGGATGATCCCAGAGTACGCAAACGTGGCGATTATCACGTACGGCACAACCGTTAGCATGCACGAGATCTCCGGGCCTGCAGCGTACCCGCGTGCCATGATGCTGCGTGGCACGCAGGAGATGACGGTGGAGCAGCTAAAGGCGATCTTGCCGGACCCCAAGCGATTTGTGGCACCGTTGCGAAACTGTGCTGCCTACATGACGCAGCTCATCTCCTCCATGTCCCGCGACCTCTGGCCCGTCATGAAGGGCCATCGGCCACTGCGGTGCACCGGGGCTGCGCTCTCGGTCGCGGCGAGTCTGCTGCAGATCGTGTCGCCAAACACGGGCTCCTGCATCCTTACTTTCATGTCCGGCGTGTGCACGTCGGGTCCGGGCACTGTGGTAGACGTGAGTCGCGAAAAGATGATCCGCGTGCACGCCGACATCCGCGACGAGACGGCGGCCGCCACGTACTGGAGCACCTCATGCGCATTCTACGAAAATCTGATGCACCGCATTGTCGCGCAGGGTCACTCTCTCAACTGCTTTGTTGCCTCCCTGGACCAGTTTGGCTTGGCTGAGATGAGAACATGCGTACAATCCTCCGGCGGTGTTGTGCTGAATGCGGAGTCGTGGCTCGAGGAGCCATTTCGCATCTCCCTTCACCAGTTCTTTGCACGCCGCGAGGATGGAACGCTCATGCTGGGACTGAACGCGACAATGGACGTCATCACGTCGCCAACGTGGAAGGTGCAAGGCGTCATTGGCCCCTGCGTCGGCACTGGCAAGATGTCCACGTCTGTGGCGGAGTATGAGATTGGACTGGGTGGTACCTGTCAGTGGACGACATGCCAGCTTGACTCGACCACCACCTTCGCCATCTATTACGACACGGCCAGCACGCAATCCGCGGAGGCGACTAGAAATCCACTTCGTTACACCCAAATTGTGACGAAGTACGAGATGGGGCAggagacgcacacgcgcgtcaCGACGCTGACGTTGCGGCAGGCGCAGAACCCACCCATCCAAGACCTCGTTGCCGCCTTCGATCAGGAGACCGCTGCCGTTCTGCTGGCTCGCGAGGCGGTGCACAAAACCAGCAGTATGCCGCTCTTTGATGTGCTGCGTTGGCTGGACCGCACGGTGGTACGTCTCATCTCCCGCTTTGGCGAATACACGAAAGACCAGCCTGactcgctgcggctgccgaaAGAGTTTGTGTACTTCCCAGCCTTCATGTaccacctgcgccgctccgGCTACCTGCAAATCTTCAATTCGAGCCCCGACGAGACGGCGTTcctgcgcctgcagctgctcaagTCCAACGTAGAAGACTCCATTGTGCAGATCCAGCCGACCCTCTACAGCTACCGGATGgatgcggcgccgcagccggTGCCACTCGACAGCACAGCCATCCAGCCCGACAACGTTCTGCTGCTGGACACCTTCTTTGAGGTGCTCATTCACTACGGCTCCACCATTGCTGCGTGGAAGAAGGCAGGCTATGCAGAGCACGAGGACTATGCACACTTCAAGAAGTTTCTGGAGGTGCCGCTGGCCGATGCCCAAGTGCTCGTCGGCTCCCGCTACCCCACACCGCGTCTGATCGACGTGTGTCAGGACGACCCCGATGCGCGTATCTTGTACAACCGAATCAACCCTAGTCGCTCCTACGCATCCGCCGATGGTGGGGCCTACGGCTCGCACGAAGGCGAGCTCGTGTACACGGACGACGCCTCCTTGCAGGTGTTCATGCAGCACCTCAAGAAactggcggtggcacagTAG
- a CDS encoding putative histidine secretory acid phosphatase: MVQVAHRHGARSALVDDNATQICGTVYPCGELTDEGVEMVRAIGKFARGRYNDPSLVESPLFPSTRYNSSVVYTRSTDTQRTIQSATAFLHGLFEDDYFFPVVYSHNMTTDTLLSTDTVPSVMGRSWLDSPALSATLNPVVDAHLTWDAIQAAAKDAWIEGLCADPNARADCVLNLYDVAAAFEASGRLDSTSDLKAAYPGLVEVNAAWYKYVFGWNDTDKLDRTQGTPSQNLAQTMLANMNAHRLSPSYKLFEYSAHDTTIAPLAVTFGDQGNTTMRPPYAVTIFVELLQDTEDANGWYVRLIRGNPVKAANGIYVFQQSGIEVHCMDSAGNMYIASTGICPLDNFRRMVDYSRPTVEDGNCAMTTTQYSNMGCPRTIADNEPVPLRCEVYRRVCTNKACPPAHILSAADYQCHPTAETQGPSSSTNSAARQQQRHHDST; the protein is encoded by the coding sequence ATGGTGCAGGTGGCACACCGCCACGGTGCCCGCAGTGCCCTCGTCGACGACAATGCGACGCAGATTTGCGGCACCGTGTATCCGTGCGGCGAGCTGACCGACGAGGGCGTCGAGATGGTCCGTGCGATCGGCAAGTTTGCCCGCGGCCGCTACAACGACCCCTCACTTGTGGAGAGCCCTCTCTTCCCGTCCACGCGGTACAACTCCTCGGTCGTGTACACCCGCTCCACTGACACCCAGCGCACCATCCAGAGTGCGACCGCCTTCCTGCACGGCCTCTTCGAGGACGACTACTTCTTCCCGGTGGTGTACTCGCACAACATGACAACCGACACGCTGCTCAGCACCGACACGGTGCCGTCCGTGATGGGCCGTAGCTGGCTCGACAGCCCGGCGCTGTCCGCCACCCTCAACCCGGTGGTCGACGCGCACCTCACCTGGGACGCCATCCAGGCCGCCGCCAAGGACGCATGGATCGAGGGCCTGTGCGCGGACCCCAACGCCCGCGCCGACTGCGTCCTCAACCTGTACGACGTGGCCGCCGCATTCGAGGCTTCCGGCCGGCTTGACTCCACCAGCGATCTCAAGGCGGCGTATCCGGGCCTCGTCGAGGTGAACGCCGCCTGGTACAAGTATGTCTTTGGCTGGAACGACACGGACAAGCTCGATCGCACTCAGGGCACGCCCTCGCAGAACCTTGCGCAGACGATGCTGGCCAACATGAACGCCCACCGCCTCTCGCCGTCGTACAAGCTGTTCGAGTACAGCGCTCACGACACAACGATCGCTCCCTTGGCGGTCACGTTCGGTGACCAGGGCAACACGACGATGCGCCCGCCCTACGCGGTTACCATCTTCGTGGAGCTTCTCCAGGACACCGAGGATGCCAACGGCTGGTACGTGCGCCTCATCCGCGGCAACCCCGTGAAGGCAGCCAACGGTATCTACGTCTTCCAGCAGAGCGGCATCGAGGTGCACTGCATGGACAGCGCTGGCAACATGTACATCGCCTCCACCGGCATCTGCCCGCTGGATAACTTCCGCCGCATGGTCGACTACTCACGCCCCACCGTGGAGGATGGCAACTGCGCCATGACGACGACTCAGTACAGCAACATGGGCTGCCCGCGCACCATCGCGGACAACGAGCCGGTGCCGTTGCGCTGCGAGGTTTACCGCCGGGTTTGCACAAACAAGGCTTGCCCGCCCGCCCACATCCTCTCGGCGGCCGACTACCAGTGCCACCCCACAGCCGAAACACAGgggcccagcagcagcacgaacagcgcagcgcggcagcagcagcggcatcacgACTCCACCTGA